Within the Novosphingobium pentaromativorans US6-1 genome, the region TCGTGAATTCCCGCCCACGGAATAGGCACCGCCACCTTTCGTGAATTTCGACTACATCGCTAGGTCACGAAGACAGCGCTGCACTGTCAGTTGTCATCCAATAGTCCCGGTAAGCAACATTTTGAGAGCCAGCAGGTACATTGCAGCCATAGCAAAGCCAGCCGACCAAGCTTCTACAAGCAATTTTCGATTGCGTTTTTGACCGTCATCTTCCTTCCTCATGACAGCCCTCGCGAACCTAGTGCATTTTCGTTCATGATTTTTGCCCCCGCAAAAAGAGTGTCCATCTTCTGAAGCGTATCGTGAGAGAGGCGTAGAAAAGATCTGCGCGCATCGACAGGATCCGGGTACCTTTCGATCATTCCGCGCTCGACCAAGAGGTTGACCCAGCGCAGCGCTGTAGTGGCTGGAACTGCCGCGCCTATGCATGCGCTTGAGATGCTGATCCTGCGGTCTTGGACGGTGGCTACATAGAGGTCGAGAAGTATATCCCAGCCCGGTTCACCAAAGAGAATGCTGTCAAACGCCACATCACGCTTTCTGCGAAATGCGTAAAGTTTTTTGGCGCTAGCAGCAGGGTCATCCCCCAAGTGGGTTTGGGCCGAATCAGTGTCCGACGCTTGCTCAGCTGAATTGGCAAGCAAAGAATTTACGATTTCACGAATCTTGAACAAGTCTCTGCAGTCGTGCGTTCCCATGGCAATTCTGTCCCAAATCAGATCGAATCTATTCGGGCAAAGACTTAAGGGTATATATCCATGGCTAATGAGTTAATTTACTGAAAAACTCATTCCATCGAAGGTTAGCC harbors:
- a CDS encoding MarR family transcriptional regulator; this encodes MFKIREIVNSLLANSAEQASDTDSAQTHLGDDPAASAKKLYAFRRKRDVAFDSILFGEPGWDILLDLYVATVQDRRISISSACIGAAVPATTALRWVNLLVERGMIERYPDPVDARRSFLRLSHDTLQKMDTLFAGAKIMNENALGSRGLS